A stretch of DNA from Agrobacterium cucumeris:
CGATAACAATCAGCGTTATGATGCGGGTCGTGGTGATATTGCCGCGCACGAGAACGGTCGCGACCGGATAGGCCAGTATCGCGGCGATGATGGAGGTGATGAGACTGATACGGATCGTCGCCCAGAGCACCTTCTGGTAAAGATCGACCTCGAAAAACCTGATGTAATGGGCAAGCGTGAAGGGTGTACCGATCAACCCCTGCGAATTCTGCGTCATGACGCTGAAGGTCATCAGGCGGATGGCCGGAAGGAAGAAAAAGAACAGCAGAAAGATCAAAAGCGGCAATATGAGTATGCCGGGCGAAAACAGCCGACGTTCAATGGCTTTCCAGCCGGAGATTCCACGGCGTGGCGGGGCATGGGGTTTCATGATCGCAATATCCGACATCTATACTCCCGTCGCGTTGAATACGGCACGAGGCATCGCGTTGAGCCGAACGACGGGGTCGTCCGAGCCCTATGACTAGAATTTGCTGGGTGTGCTCCCTGTCCAGGTATCCGGTCTTTTGCCGATACCCGTCGCATGTTTCTGCTTGCTCGCGTCGGTTACCTCTTTGGGCAATATTGCCCGACGCGTCGTTCCCTTGGTTGTTACGCAGAGCTTAGGGTCTAAGCCGACGGGCTGCATAATATTTTATTGCTCTGAGGTCATCGCATACGAATATGGACTTCACATCCGTCTGAAGGCGATGCATCAAAATCCTGTATGACCTCACATCGAAGTCGTATTGGGGAAAAGGCGGAAAATTCCCGTAACCTCTTTGTCATGCACTGGCATCGCGACGATGCCTGCCTTCACCGTTACAATCGGAAATCATCCATGCCCACTATCGCCCAGCGCCTCAACAACGTCACCGTTTCGGCCTCGCTCGCCATGACCCAGAAAGCCCGCGACCTTGCAGCTCAGGGCATCAAGGTCATCAGCCTGTCTTCCGGCGAACCGGATTTCCCGACCCCTGCCCATGCGGTCGAGGCGGCGCATGCGGCAGCCCTTGCCGGCGATACGAAATATCCGCCGGCTGACGGAACGCCTGCTTTGCGGGCCGCGATCCAGCGAAAGTTCAAGCGCGACAACAATCTCGACTACGATCCAAGCCAAATTCTGGTGGCAGGCGGCGGCAAACAGATCATCTTCAACGCCATCATGGCAACCTGCGACCCAGGCGATGAAGTCGTCATCCCCGCACCGTCGTGGATCAGCTATGCCGATATCGTCAAGTTTGCCGGAGCGGTGCCTGTGCCGGTGGTTTGCCCGGAGAATAACGGTTTCCGCCTGCGGGCCGAAGATCTCGAGGCCGCCATTACCCCGAAGACCAAATGGCTGCTTTTCAACTTCCCCAACAACCCCACCGGTGCCGCCTGCTCCCGTGCGGAGATGAAAGAAATCGCCGAGGTCATGCTGCGGCATCCGCATGTCTGGATCATGACTGACGACATGTATGAGCACCTCATCTATGACGACTTCGAATTCTGCACCATCGCCGAGGTCGAGCCACGCCTTTACGACCGCGTCCTGACCGTCAACGGCGCATCGAAGGCCTATGCGATGACCGGCTGGCGCCTCGGTTTCTGCGGTGGCCCGAAAGATCTCATCAAGGCCATCAGCAACGTCAACACCCAGAATAGCGGCGGTGTCGCCACCATCGTGCAGGCTGCCGCC
This window harbors:
- a CDS encoding pyridoxal phosphate-dependent aminotransferase, with protein sequence MPTIAQRLNNVTVSASLAMTQKARDLAAQGIKVISLSSGEPDFPTPAHAVEAAHAAALAGDTKYPPADGTPALRAAIQRKFKRDNNLDYDPSQILVAGGGKQIIFNAIMATCDPGDEVVIPAPSWISYADIVKFAGAVPVPVVCPENNGFRLRAEDLEAAITPKTKWLLFNFPNNPTGAACSRAEMKEIAEVMLRHPHVWIMTDDMYEHLIYDDFEFCTIAEVEPRLYDRVLTVNGASKAYAMTGWRLGFCGGPKDLIKAISNVNTQNSGGVATIVQAAAVAVLDGPQDLLKERADIYKTRRDFVLGKLAEIDGLRCHKPEGAFYIFPNIAALIGKTTKGGTKIENDTDFVMALLAEHHVATVQGAAYGLSPFFRLSYATSMENLAEGCARIAEFCNGMK